In the Sus scrofa isolate TJ Tabasco breed Duroc chromosome 7, Sscrofa11.1, whole genome shotgun sequence genome, one interval contains:
- the LOC100516618 gene encoding putative olfactory receptor 2W6 has product MWSQVMEKDNTSSFEGFILVGFSDRPHLELILFVVVLTFYLLTLFGNMTIILLSVLDSRLHTPMYFFLSNLSFLDMCFTTGSIPQMLYNLWGPDKTISYLGCAIQLYFVLALGGVECVLLAVMAYDRYVAVCKPLHYTVIMHPCLCGKLASVAWLSGFGNSLIMAPQTLMLPRCGHRQVDHFLCEMPALIGMACVDTMTLEALAFALAIFIILAPLILILISYGYIAQAVLRIKSAAGRKKAFNTCSSHLIVVSLFYGTIIYMYLQPANTYSQDQGKFLTLFYTIVTPSVNPLIYTLRNKDVKEAMKKVLGKGGAKAQ; this is encoded by the coding sequence ATGTGGTCACAGGTGATGGAAAAGGACAATACAAGTTCTTTTGAAGGCTTCATCTTGGTGGGCTTCTCTGATCGTCCCCACCTAGAACTGATCCTCTTTGTGGTTGTCCTCACTTTTTATCTGCTAACTCTTTTTGGCAACATGACCATTATCTTGCTTTCAGTTCTGGATTCCCGGCTGCACACaccaatgtatttctttttatccaaCCTCTCATTTCTAGACATGTGTTTCaccacaggttccatccctcagATGCTCTACAACCTTTGGGGTCCAGATAAGACCATCAGCTATCTGGGATGTGCCATCCAGCTCTACTTCGTCCTGGCTCTGGGAGGGGTGGAATGTGTCCTACTGGCTGTCATGGCATATGACCGCTATGTTGCAGTCTGTAAACCTCTGCACTACACTGTCATCATGCACCCATGTCTCTGTGGGAAGCTGGCTTCAGTGGCATGGTTGAGTGGCTTTGGCAATTCTCTCATAATGGCACCTCAGACATTGATGCTACCCCGCTGTGGGCACAGGCAAGTGGACCACTTTCTCTGTGAGATGCCAGCACTAATTGGCATGGCCTGTGTAGACACCATGACCCTTGAGGCACTGGCATTTGCCTTGGCAATCTTTATCATCTTGGCACCACTCATTCTCATCCTCATCTCATATGGTTATATAGCACAAGCAGTGCTTAGGATCAAGTCAGCTGCTGGGCGGAAGAAAGCCTTCAACACCTGCAGCTCCCACCTCATTGTTGTCTCTCTCTTCTATGGTACGATCATATACATGTACCTCCAGCCAGCAAACACTTATTCCCAGGACCAGGGCAAGTTCCTTACTCTTTTCTACACAATTGTCACTCCTAGTGTTAACCCCCTGATCTACACACTaagaaataaagatgttaaaGAGGCCATGAAGAAGGTACTAGGGAAGGGAGGTGCAAAAGCACAGTAA
- the LOC100514657 gene encoding olfactory receptor 2B6, with amino-acid sequence MYFFLTNLSLLDLCYTTSTVPQMLVNLYSARKVISYGGCVAQLFMFLALGATECVLLAVMSFDRFVAICRPLHYSVIMHQRSCLQLAAASWITGFSNSVWLSTLTLQLPLCGPYILDHFLCEVPALLKLSCVDTRANEAELFFVSVLFHLVPLTLIFISYAFIAQSVLRIQSAEGRQKALGTCGSHLIVVSLFYGTAISMYLQSPSHNSKDQGKMVSLFYGIIAPMLNPLIYTLRNKEVKEAFKRLVARVFSIKK; translated from the coding sequence atgtatttctttcttaccAATCTGTCACTCCTAGATCTTTGCTACACCACAAGTACAGTTCCACAAATGCTGGTAAATTTATACAGCGCCAGAAAGGTAATTAGTTATGGCGGCTGTGTGGCCCAGCTGTTCATGTTTCTGGCCTTGGGGGCCACTGAATGTGTTCTGCTGGCCGTCATGTCCTTTGATAGGTTTGTAGCTATTTGTCGGCCTCTCCATTACTCCGTTATCATGCACCAAAGGTCCTGCCTCCAAttggcagctgcatcttggattaCTGGTTTCAGCAACTCAGTGTGGTTGTCTACTCTGACTCTCCAACTGCCACTCTGTGGCCCATATATACTAGATCACTTTCTCTGTGAAGTCCCTGCTCTGCTCAAATTGTCCTGTGTTGACACAAGAGCAAATGAAGCTGAATTATTCTTTGTAAGTGTGCTATTCCATCTGGTACCCTTGAcacttatttttatatcataCGCTTTTATTGCCCAATCAGTGTTGAGAATTCAATCTGCTGAAGGTAGACAAAAAGCATTGGGAACATGTGGCTCTCATCTAATTGTGGTGTCACTTTTCTATGGTACAGCTATCTCCATGTACCTGCAATCACCTTCACACAACTCCAAGGACCAGGGAAAGATGGTTTCCCTCTTTTATGGCATCATTgcacccatgctgaaccccttgaTATATACACTTAGGAACAAAGAGGTAAAGGAAGCCTTTAAAAGGTTAGTTGCAAGGGTCTTCTCAATCAAGAaataa
- the LOC100512238 gene encoding putative olfactory receptor 2W6: MERSNDSFEYDFILVGFSDRPKLEMVLFTVNLILYSVAVLGNSTIILLCILDSRLHTPMYFFLANLSFLDLCFSTSCIPQMLVNLWGPEKTISYAGCVVQLFSFLSIGGIECILLAVMAYDRYAAVCKPLHYMVIMHPQLCLQLVAVAWGSGLVNAIVMSPLTMTLSRCGRRRVNHFLCEMPALIKMACVDARAVEMLAFTFAILIVLLPLTLILISYGYIAAAVLRIKSAAGRQKAFNTCSSHLTVVFLFYGSIIYMYMQPGNSSSQDQGKFLTLFYNLVTPMLNPLIYTLRNKEVKGALKKVLGKQQ, from the coding sequence ATGGAAAGATCCAATGACAGCTTTGAGTATGATTTTATCTTAGTGGGCTTCTCTGATCGTCCCAAGTTGGAGATGGTGCTCTTCACAGTAAATTTGATTCTGTATTCAGTGGCTGTGCTGGGAAATTCAACCATAATCCTCCTATGTATATTAGACTCTCGACTTCACACTCCAATGTACTTCTTTCTGGCAAATCTTTCCTTTCTAGATCTCTGCTTCAGTACCAGCTGTATCCCACAGATGCTGGTTAACCTCTGGGGCCCTGAGAAGACTATCAGCTATGCCGGCTGTGTTGTccaacttttctcttttctttccattggAGGAATCGAGTGCATCCTTCTGGCTGTCATGGCGTATGACCGCTATGCAGCAGTCTGCAAGCCCCTGCATTACATGGTTATTATGCATCCCCAGCTGTGTTTGCAActggtggctgtggcctgggggaGTGGACTGGTCAATGCCATTGTTATGTCCCCACTAACAATGACCCTCTCCAGATGTGGTCGGCGACGAGTTAACCATTTCCTCTGTGAAATGCCAGCACTCATCAAAATGGCTTGTGTGGATGCTCGTGCAGTGGAAATGCTGGCTTTCACCTTTGCCATTCTCATTGTCCTGCTGCCCCTCACCCTTATTCTTATCTCCTATGGCTATATTGCAGCAGCAGTGCTAAGAATCAAATCAGCTGCTGGGCGTCAGAAAGCCTTCAATACCTGTAGCTCCCACCTCACTGTGGTCTTCTTGTTCTATGGGAGCATCATCTATATGTATATGCAGCCAGGAAACAGCTCTTCTCAAGACCAAGGCAAGTTTCTCACCCTCTTCTACAACCTGGTAACTCCCATGTTGAATCCACTCATCTATACCTTAAGGAATAAGGAGGTGAAAGGGGCACTGAAAAAGGTTTTGGGGAAGCAACAATGA